In one Alosa alosa isolate M-15738 ecotype Scorff River chromosome 14, AALO_Geno_1.1, whole genome shotgun sequence genomic region, the following are encoded:
- the LOC125307305 gene encoding zinc finger protein 501-like translates to MNSSVSISLGPLSLLVMNGYSLYMINSLETPKLNAGGHQIKTEEEGPQNSCSRHGEKDWQHKGVKERHLNQTQTSILETPKLNAGGQQIKTEEEGPQKLCSRDGEKDWQRKGVKERHLNQTQKISSSVYNPLGQTSLYMIHNLETPNLNVGGQQIKAEKEGPQNACSRDYENNWHHRGTKVRHLKLRQIRFPERKPDLVQLQQQPFFIYPCPKCGKGHDNKEEYRGRMKEMHPVEKTHYCKDCGKSFAIAGGLRDHLRLHTGEKPFECQECGKAFSSKAILWKHKNSHTKPYYCTECGKSFGSKTTFNTHKRIHSGEKPYKCSHCEKGFSTKVAAVTHERIHTGEKPYGCKVCGKSYASYTASYTHERSHNVDKLFHCKECGHSFSVAGNLERHMRIHTGQRPFKCLRCGQRFRQKVHLTAHQKTHSK, encoded by the exons ATGAATTCCTCTGTCTCTATTTCCTTGGGACCATTATCATTGTTGGTGATGAATGGCTATTCACTGTACATGATAAACAGTTTGGAGACTCCAAAGCTTAATGCCGGTGGTCATCAAATAAAGACTGAAGAAGAGGGACCTCAAAATTCATGTTCAC GTCATGGCGAAAAGGATTGGCAACACAAAGGAGTTAAAGAAAGACATCTTAATCAGACACAGACATCAATCTTGGAGACTCCAAAGCTTAATGCCGGTGGTCAGCAAATAAAGACTGAAGAAGAGGGACCTCAAAAGTTATGTTCAC GTGATGGCGAAAAGGATTGGCAACGCAAAGGAGTTAAAGAAAGACATCTTAATCAGACACAGAAAATTAGTTCCTCTGTCTATAATCCCTTGGGACAGACTTCCCTGTACATGATACACAACTTGGAGACTCCAAATCTTAATGTCGGTGGTCAGCAAATAAAAGCCGAAAAAGAGGGACCTCAAAATGCATGTTCTC GTGATTACGAGAACAATTGGCATCACAGAGGAACTAAAGTAAGACACCTTAAGCTACGGCAAATAAGATTCCCTGAAAGGAAGCCTGATTTAGTGCAGCTGCAGCAACAACCGTTTTTCATTTATCCTTGTCCAAAATGTGGAAAGGGTCACGATAACAAAGAGGAATATCGCGGACGCATGAAGGAAATGCATCCTGTAGAGAAGACGCACTACTGCAAAGATTGTGGCAAAAGTTTTGCCATTGCCGGTGGACTGCGCGACCACCTAAGACTCCACACTGGTGAGAAGCCATTTGAATGCCAAGAGTGTGGAAAGGCCTTTAGCTCTAAAGCAATTCTCTGGAAACATAAAAATTCTCACACCAAGCCCTACTACTGCACAGAGTGTGGAAAGAGTTTTGGAAGTAAGACAACATTTAATACACACAAACGAATACACAGTGGAGAGAAGCCATACAAGTGTTCTCACTGTGAGAAAGGTTTTTCTACCAAAGTTGCTGCTGTAACGCATGAGAGAATACATACAGGAGAGAAGCCATATGGTTGCAAAGTGTGTGGAAAGTCTTATGCTTCATACACAGCATCTTATACACATGAGAGATCCCACAATGTGGACAAACTCTTTCACTGCAAAGAGTGTGGACATAGTTTTTCTGTTGCCGGTAATTTAGAGAGGCACATGCGAATTCACACTGGACAGAGGCCTTTCAAATGTCTTCGCTGTGGACAAAGGTTCAGGCAAAAGGTCCACCTTACAGCACATCAAAAGACACACTCAAAATAA